One candidate division TA06 bacterium DNA window includes the following coding sequences:
- a CDS encoding radical SAM protein, with amino-acid sequence MNIHRITHNKKAGSCSLYFIGCNFRCRGCYWKQIYGRVDYRAMKFLNLSQVIEILKPANPQRVSILSGDPKPNEEFKMLPKVLHDEFGCEVRLLTNGYILPDTEGLEHVSISIKAYTDSIHREYTSKSNRRSLDNIRQLHRNGISLSSSSVYIPNYIDLDEIERIASFIASVDENIPYRVIGYCRVAGAPFREATGPEVEKAADLAKRHLKNVEWAAHSRCDYAGIVDLHINNIRRQDD; translated from the coding sequence ATGAACATCCATCGCATAACCCACAATAAAAAAGCGGGTTCATGCAGCCTATATTTCATCGGCTGCAATTTTAGATGCCGGGGATGCTATTGGAAACAAATCTACGGAAGGGTGGATTACCGGGCGATGAAGTTTCTGAATCTTTCCCAGGTAATAGAGATATTAAAGCCGGCGAACCCCCAAAGGGTTTCCATTCTAAGCGGCGATCCCAAACCGAATGAGGAGTTCAAAATGCTGCCGAAGGTTCTGCATGACGAGTTCGGCTGTGAGGTGAGGCTTTTGACCAACGGGTATATTCTTCCCGATACCGAAGGGCTGGAACACGTCTCCATCAGCATCAAGGCTTATACCGACAGCATCCATAGAGAATATACCTCTAAATCAAATCGGAGATCATTAGACAATATCCGCCAGCTTCATCGGAACGGGATTTCTCTTTCTTCATCCAGCGTTTATATTCCTAATTACATTGACCTTGACGAGATCGAACGCATAGCCTCCTTCATTGCATCGGTCGATGAAAATATTCCTTATAGGGTCATCGGCTATTGCCGGGTGGCGGGAGCTCCTTTCCGCGAAGCCACCGGCCCGGAGGTCGAGAAAGCGGCGGATTTGGCAAAAAGACATTTAAAGAATGTAGAATGGGCGGCTCATTCCCGATGCGATTATGCCGGTATCGTTGACCTTCATATCAACAACATTAGAAGGCAAGATGATTGA
- a CDS encoding energy-coupling factor transporter transmembrane protein EcfT translates to MIRYYENKTILHLLDPRIKIIWTMVISVLIVMNNIPLVLGLLFLSTAIVWLAVRPPLGKFKVLLFTIITIIAGTIFSQAVFYYFEPKTILLTILPKEFPFLGKLTGGINIYREGIAYGLIQSLRILSAVSCGTLTVMTTHPSDLVLGLTKFKMPERFSFMLLVTFRFLPELIYEAKRILLAQRLRGLQPAGVNGAIKAFRHLMTPLIINTLRNARQLALAAEVRGYSGRRIPVRQLKFSHPDFMALGILTLL, encoded by the coding sequence ATGATCAGATATTATGAAAATAAAACAATTTTGCATCTTTTAGATCCAAGGATCAAGATAATATGGACCATGGTCATATCGGTTCTTATTGTCATGAATAATATTCCCTTGGTTTTAGGACTGCTATTTTTATCGACCGCAATCGTCTGGCTTGCCGTTCGCCCCCCGTTGGGTAAATTCAAGGTTTTGTTGTTCACAATAATAACTATTATTGCCGGCACAATATTTTCACAGGCGGTATTCTATTATTTTGAGCCGAAGACCATTTTGCTTACGATTTTGCCGAAGGAATTCCCCTTCTTGGGAAAATTAACCGGAGGGATTAATATCTACCGCGAAGGGATAGCCTATGGATTAATCCAGTCCTTAAGGATTCTGTCGGCGGTAAGCTGTGGCACTTTGACGGTTATGACCACCCATCCATCAGACCTTGTTTTAGGGCTTACAAAATTTAAAATGCCGGAAAGATTCTCTTTTATGCTGCTGGTAACATTTCGCTTTTTGCCGGAGTTAATTTATGAAGCTAAAAGAATACTCCTGGCTCAGAGGTTGCGCGGCTTGCAGCCGGCAGGCGTAAATGGCGCAATAAAAGCGTTTCGTCACCTTATGACGCCCCTGATAATCAATACTTTAAGAAATGCCAGACAATTGGCGCTGGCCGCCGAGGTCAGGGGTTATTCCGGGAGAAGAATTCCGGTGCGGCAGTTAAAATTTTCTCATCCCGATTTCATGGCTTTGGGCATTTTAACGTTACTTTAA
- a CDS encoding TonB-dependent receptor, with translation MTEKNFLMSFGGALILFWPGLILSAQEPHPPMIILEGIVVTATRGEVPILDAPGSINVIGADELEKKNVKDVDEAVRLTPGVYARKRKGFADIMPSINIRGLSGTDRNLILIDGQPVMEDVWRRFPLELVERIEVAKGPFSSLYGEGAMGGVVNVITRRPKGKLVLKLKTGIESFNTHNYEMLGSGKLKGWLYSVSARKRRTDGYRSNLTVKSAAAQTVKPVVGTEATGWEETTDKKGSERFILGDAGENYYRDISCNGKLGYEFSPVSGVQMTYTRTNYEYGYKNGKSRLKDSLGSGVDSGDIFFYDGEDKTWKIIRGISETDFESSYGGNTIDLINLSGDTKISGICLKGSFGYDKNDYWWVQPSPTNAYICPSRGEKINGELSASKTIPLKQRLTLGLELKDSKNEGTKYNLSDWKDKNTKTDRTEEQTGKTSIRGVYLQDEISFFEPLIIYLAGRYDRWSASDGYNFIIKNGDSTAYAFGRRDINYFSPKVAVIYKIEEDMRVRFSIGQAFRGPTSYEMYSGWEYISAGQRKTFLPNPDLYPEKVVSGEIGMERLFADKTSIKMAYFHNRMNDYIYSKKYSESEVKKYGWDHYGDSTHYGEIAQKQNIAKAKSEGVELEIRTNFSEGLTAFANATAMATKVLKNPAVKTSEGKKLTNIPETTYNLGLEYCRRGLEAGVVGRYTGKTYSEDDNSDVASGVYGGSDPFLVVDAKISYRLEFAGFTPEVSFTVDNIFAEEYYQYYKSPGRIWGIHMGITRKF, from the coding sequence ATGACAGAAAAAAATTTTTTAATGTCTTTCGGCGGTGCCCTGATACTATTTTGGCCCGGTCTTATTCTTTCGGCCCAGGAACCGCATCCGCCGATGATAATATTGGAAGGAATTGTAGTAACCGCCACCAGGGGAGAGGTGCCGATCCTGGATGCACCGGGGAGTATAAATGTGATCGGTGCGGATGAACTGGAAAAGAAAAATGTAAAAGACGTGGATGAAGCGGTAAGGTTGACACCGGGCGTTTATGCCCGAAAGCGAAAAGGATTTGCCGATATTATGCCTTCCATCAATATCCGCGGACTGAGCGGCACTGATCGGAACCTTATTTTGATCGACGGACAACCGGTCATGGAAGATGTCTGGAGAAGGTTTCCGCTGGAATTGGTGGAAAGGATAGAGGTGGCAAAGGGACCCTTCTCGTCCTTATACGGCGAAGGGGCGATGGGAGGAGTGGTGAATGTCATCACCAGAAGGCCGAAGGGAAAATTGGTACTTAAGTTGAAAACCGGAATTGAATCATTTAACACTCACAATTACGAGATGCTGGGCTCCGGTAAATTAAAGGGTTGGCTCTATTCCGTTTCGGCACGAAAAAGACGGACCGACGGGTACCGGAGCAACCTCACGGTAAAAAGCGCCGCCGCCCAAACCGTAAAACCTGTAGTCGGAACCGAAGCGACCGGTTGGGAAGAAACCACCGACAAAAAGGGCAGCGAAAGATTTATTCTTGGCGATGCCGGCGAAAATTACTATCGTGATATTTCCTGCAACGGGAAGCTGGGATACGAATTTTCCCCGGTATCCGGAGTTCAAATGACCTATACCCGCACCAATTATGAATACGGCTATAAAAACGGAAAGAGTCGTCTGAAGGACAGTCTGGGAAGCGGGGTTGACAGCGGCGATATCTTCTTCTACGATGGCGAAGATAAAACCTGGAAGATTATCAGGGGCATTTCCGAGACAGATTTTGAAAGCAGCTACGGAGGCAATACTATTGATCTGATAAATCTATCCGGCGATACAAAAATCAGCGGCATTTGTCTAAAGGGTTCTTTCGGTTATGACAAAAACGATTATTGGTGGGTGCAGCCGTCACCGACCAATGCTTACATTTGCCCAAGCCGGGGTGAAAAAATAAACGGGGAATTATCGGCCAGCAAAACGATTCCTCTGAAACAAAGGTTAACCCTCGGACTGGAACTAAAAGACAGCAAAAATGAGGGAACGAAATACAATCTTAGCGACTGGAAAGACAAAAACACTAAAACCGACCGTACCGAGGAACAAACGGGAAAAACATCCATCCGGGGAGTATATCTGCAGGATGAAATAAGTTTTTTTGAGCCGCTCATTATTTATCTGGCCGGCCGGTACGACAGATGGTCTGCTTCTGACGGCTACAATTTTATCATAAAAAACGGCGATTCTACGGCATATGCTTTTGGAAGGCGTGATATTAACTATTTTAGCCCAAAAGTGGCCGTGATTTATAAAATCGAGGAAGATATGAGAGTTCGTTTCTCAATAGGCCAGGCATTTCGCGGGCCGACCTCTTACGAAATGTATTCCGGCTGGGAATATATTTCTGCAGGCCAGCGAAAGACATTTTTACCCAATCCCGATTTATATCCGGAAAAGGTTGTTTCCGGCGAGATCGGCATGGAACGATTGTTCGCTGATAAAACCTCCATTAAAATGGCTTATTTTCATAACCGGATGAATGACTATATCTATTCCAAAAAATACAGCGAATCCGAAGTTAAAAAATACGGCTGGGATCATTATGGCGATTCCACCCACTATGGTGAAATCGCCCAGAAGCAAAATATTGCCAAGGCAAAAAGCGAGGGGGTGGAATTGGAAATAAGGACCAATTTTTCAGAGGGGCTGACGGCATTTGCCAATGCCACGGCAATGGCGACGAAGGTGTTAAAAAATCCCGCGGTAAAAACATCAGAGGGTAAAAAGCTGACCAACATACCTGAAACGACCTACAATTTGGGGCTGGAATACTGCAGAAGGGGACTGGAGGCCGGGGTTGTCGGAAGATATACCGGCAAGACCTACAGCGAGGATGATAATTCGGATGTTGCATCAGGCGTTTACGGCGGAAGCGATCCGTTTCTTGTAGTGGATGCAAAGATTTCGTACCGCCTGGAATTTGCGGGCTTTACCCCTGAAGTTTCTTTCACCGTCGATAACATTTTTGCCGAGGAATATTATCAATACTACAAATCGCCGGGCCGGATATGGGGGATTCACATGGGGATAACGAGAAAATTTTAA
- a CDS encoding energy-coupling factor ABC transporter ATP-binding protein, which translates to MIELKKLTYRYHGQEKPALEDIDLKIMEGEIALICGSSGSGKSTLLYALNGIIPHVLGGELKGHIEIDGLDPQRATVKELSHRVGTVFQNPGNQIFMPRVWEDAAFGCENLCFSREVTEKRTQAALIKMGLEGDGGKEVCKLSGGQRKRLAIAGVYAMAPKIFLMDEPTSDLDEEGRKEFIDILKILKGSGCTIVLVEHRTEEMESQVDRIIYLENGRIIANPKAGDFPDFRPGAKRRPADGKAMIELENLFFRYEDESEALKGINLSVRKGDLIAVTGANGSGKTTLFKILLGLRKPSDGKIKFNPDFKNIVPKIGYLFQNPDEQLFANSVEEEICFGPNNLKKKIDVDDILTSLALTNHRARHPQTLSRGERQRLALGAILAMNPETIILDEPTTGLDEKNWIKIMESVKNLNFEGKTVIFSTHNKKVVQRYAHRVIQLDRGKIADDQIL; encoded by the coding sequence ATGATTGAACTAAAAAAATTAACCTATCGCTATCACGGCCAAGAAAAACCGGCGTTAGAAGATATAGATCTAAAAATCATGGAGGGCGAAATTGCTCTCATCTGCGGATCCTCGGGCTCCGGCAAGTCGACCCTTCTTTATGCATTGAACGGCATAATCCCCCATGTATTAGGGGGAGAATTAAAGGGCCATATCGAAATTGACGGCCTTGATCCCCAAAGGGCGACGGTAAAAGAGCTATCGCATCGGGTGGGAACCGTATTTCAGAACCCCGGCAATCAGATTTTTATGCCCCGGGTGTGGGAGGATGCCGCCTTTGGCTGTGAGAATCTATGCTTTTCCAGGGAGGTGACGGAGAAAAGAACCCAAGCGGCGTTGATAAAAATGGGGCTGGAAGGGGACGGGGGCAAAGAAGTATGCAAGCTGTCCGGCGGGCAAAGGAAGAGATTGGCCATAGCCGGCGTATATGCAATGGCGCCGAAGATATTTCTTATGGATGAGCCGACCTCCGACCTTGATGAGGAGGGGAGAAAAGAGTTCATTGATATATTGAAAATATTAAAGGGCAGCGGCTGTACGATTGTGCTGGTGGAGCACAGGACGGAAGAAATGGAAAGCCAGGTCGACCGGATAATTTATCTGGAGAACGGCAGGATTATCGCTAACCCGAAAGCCGGCGATTTTCCGGATTTTCGCCCCGGCGCCAAAAGACGCCCGGCTGACGGCAAAGCAATGATAGAATTGGAGAATCTCTTTTTCAGATATGAGGATGAATCTGAGGCTTTGAAGGGAATAAACTTAAGCGTTAGAAAGGGGGACCTAATAGCGGTTACCGGCGCGAACGGCAGCGGCAAAACGACATTGTTTAAAATTTTGCTCGGTTTGCGCAAGCCCAGCGATGGAAAAATAAAATTTAATCCGGATTTTAAGAACATCGTCCCCAAAATCGGCTATCTATTCCAAAATCCGGATGAGCAGTTGTTTGCCAATTCGGTGGAAGAGGAGATATGCTTCGGCCCCAATAATCTGAAGAAGAAAATAGATGTTGACGATATCTTAACGTCTTTAGCCTTGACAAATCATAGAGCCCGACATCCCCAAACGCTATCCCGGGGGGAAAGACAGCGCCTGGCCCTGGGGGCAATTTTGGCCATGAATCCCGAGACGATTATTTTGGATGAGCCGACTACCGGGCTGGATGAAAAGAACTGGATAAAAATAATGGAGTCGGTGAAAAACTTAAACTTTGAGGGAAAGACGGTAATATTTTCCACCCATAACAAGAAGGTGGTACAAAGATACGCCCATAGGGTAATTCAACTTGACCGAGGCAAAATCGCAGATGATCAGATATTATGA